The genomic region ATCAATGACGCCGGCGGGATCGCGGGAAGACCACTCGAGCTGGTGGTCCGAGACACCGCGGCTGATCCCGAGAGGGCCGCGGCGGCCGTAGACGAACTGGCTCGTCTGGGCGTGGCCGCCTTGGCGGGGGAGTACCACAGCGTCGTCGCCCGCGCCGCTGCCGCCAGGGCCGATGCCCTCGGCCTGCCGTTCCTCTGCTCGTCAGCCGTTCTCGACGCGCTCACCGAACTGCCGACGCAATGGGTCGCACGCCTCTCCCCGCCGCAGTCCCGCGGCTGGCAGACGTACGCGGACTTCCTCCTCGGCGCGGGCCACAGCCGCATCGCCGTAGCGACCCAGCCGAGCGTCTACTGGGCATCCGGTGCCCGCATTCTGCGGGACCACCTCGCTCCACGCGGCGGCAGCGTCATCGAACTCGACATGCGCGCGCTCACGCCCGACGCCGTGTGCGACGAACTCGTCGACCATCGCGCGACAGCCCTCCTCCTTCTGGTCGGCCACCCGGAGCCGGCAGTGCCGATCGTCAAGTCTGTCCGCCGCGACCAACGCCTCGCCGAGATCACGATCGGTGCTCCGGCCGGGCAACCGGAGTTCGCCGAATGGGCGACGTTGCTGGGCGACGACAGCGCCGCGATCCCGTTCCTGCGCTACCTGCCCGAGCACCTCACCCCACTCGGTGCACGAGTCGAGACGGCCCTGCGCGAGCGGCTGGCGGAAGCTCCCTCCTTCGTCGCCTTCGAGGGCTACGACACGGTCGCCGTCCTCGCCGATGTGCTGCGTTCTCACGGGGCGGACCGGGCGGGCATTGCCGCATCCTGGCCGCGCGTTGCCGTCGAAGGCACCCGCGGGCAGATCCAGTTCTCCCGCACGCCAGGCATCAGCGTGTGGCAATGGGCTCGGACGCCGATCCAAGTCGTTGATCGAGATCCGGCGGAACCCGATCGCTTTCGGATCCTTCACTCCAGCTGAGAGAGGACGCGTTCCGGCCTTCCGCGTCTGGATCAGCACGCGAACAGTCGAGCCTCGTGGGCCGAACGGTAGTGCCGTCACAACGATTCGTCGGCGGCTCGGTCCATGAACGTCTGGAGCGCAGCCTGCTGGCGCCGTACCGTCTCGTCGAATTCGGCTCCGGTCTTCTTCAGGTCGGCGCCTTCCGGGCCCCGCACGTACCTGGCAGTCGCCAGCTCCCCCAGGCGAGCGGAGAGGACGCCGATCTTCTCCAGGTCGCGCCTGCGTTCCGGTGTCGTAACGAGCCGCGCGGTCGTGACGGCTCGCGCGAGGTCCGTGTTGGCCGGGGCGTATCTGTCGTCGAACTGACGCTGCCTCTGCTCGGCGCTCTTCGCGGGGTCGAGGCTCACCGCCAGTAGTTGGGTGGCCTGCTGCACGTACTTGTTCGTACTCGCCGCGAGCTCGACATAGGCGGCACGCCGGATGTCCGCCCGTCGGGCGTCGGCTTCCTGGCTGTGCGTGTCCTTCGCCTCGAAGTAGGCGAGCGTGCTCCCCGTCAGCCCGGCCAGGGCACCGATCAGCGCTCCCGCGAGCACGGCGACGGTGGTACCCCGCTGCCCGCGCTGCCCCCGCCGCTCGTTGCCCGCCCCGTCGCCCGTCGTGTCCTTGTCCTTCGTCATGAAGTACTCGTACCGCGACCGGGAGGCCCCGGCACCTGCAACCACCTGGAGGCACGAACGGGGAGGCCGCTCTGACGTCCCGGCGCCTACTCGCGCGCGAGCATGGCCTCGGCTTCGCGTTCGAGGTCCACGTAGGGATCCCCGCTCACGTCGACGGCGACCCGGTGGAGGGTGCAGCCGCCGAAAGCGAAGACGGCTGCCGGGAGATCGCGGTCGGCGTCAGCGGGTGAAGCCGGCGACGGCGGTGTGGACCGTGACGTTGCCGCCGCCGAGGAGGACGGCTTTGGCGCGGAGGCGGTCCATGACCGCGGGTCCCGGGTCGCCGTACACGTCGATGGAGCGCATGCGGATCAGGGGGACGAAGGCGCGGAACTTGGGCCCGCCGAGTTCGAGGTGGAGCTCCAGCGAGGCCGTGTCGGGGTGGACCGCCACCAGCGTCATGGTGGATCCGGCGTCGTCGACGCAGAAGTGGTAGGCGAGCAGCTGCGGTTCCATCATCTCGACGAAGGCCACCCGCTCGCGCATGGCGGCCTTCGCCTCGTCGAGCCGGCCCGGCAGGATGTCCGAGCGGTCGACGTAGTAGATCTTGTCGAGCAGCGCCATGCCCCGACGCTAGCGGGGGAGGCGGGTGCGGCCCCGCGCGACGCGCCCCGGGTTTCGGCTCCGCGTGAAGCGGCCGCTCGCCTCGCCCCGGAGCCGGCCGGGCGGAGCCTGCGGCCGAAGGCCACCAGACGGACAGCGAACAGGGATTCGCCTTCGATACCCACGACCACAAGTGGCACGAAACGCTCCTGGGCGCGGGACAGGGCTGGACGTACCCATCCGGCCTGAAGACGCCCGTCCGACCGGCCCGCCGGTCACCGCCGCGCACCGGGCCCGGGGACAGCCACGGGGCTGCCCCCGGGACGGCTCTGGACGGCCCTGAAGGGGCGGTTCCGCCGTTAGCCCTGCGGAGATGCCGGTTCGACGTCCTTGGACAGCGGTACATCTCCGGTGTTGTCGACGTGCCGGGCGGCGACCCACGCGGCCTCGTCGCGCAGCAGGTACCACATGCTGTTGCCGTCGATGGTCTGGGCGTGCACCTTGCTGCCCAGACCGACCTCGGCGCCGTGGCTCAGGTTGCCGATGATGGAGGAGTCAGTACTCGGATACTTCCGCAGGTTGACGCCGATGGTGCTGACAACGGTGCCGAACGGCCGGGGTGGACTGGGCATCATGCCTCCAAGGGAACGCCGGAGTGGCGGGACGTCGTCCGGTAATCCGGACGGGTTGCTCGCACGGTAAGGCCGATTCCCGCCAGGGAGCCGAAGGCGTGCGGGGCCCGCCACGACCGGCGCCCGGGCGTCATTCCGATGGGTTCCGTCCCTTGGCCCGGCCCATTCCCCAGGGCCTCCACCAGCACGGCGGACGGCTCCCTGGCGGCCGCCCCGCGCCAAGGCCTCCTCGTACGCGGCGCCCCCGATAGCCCTCGGGCGGCGCGCAACCTCGGCGTGCCGTGCCGCAGCTTCTCAGCGGCCCTGTCTGATGGGGACCGTCGTTCCGGCCGTCCAAGGAGAGAGCACCATCATGACCACCACAGAGCAGATTGCCCGTGACGCCGTACGCCGCGTCCTGGGGGACACCGCCCATGCCGACGTGACCACCCTCCCCGGCGGAAACCTGTCCATCAGCGTGCACAGCGGTGACCACACGGCCACCATCGACGGCGACGACAGCAGCGGATGGGGTTGGACCGTCGACCCCGGAACCGACGACGGATTCACCGGGCACGAGGACATCGCGGAAACCCTCGACGACGCCCTGATCGGTGTACGCCGAGGAATCGGCGCCTGAAACCACGCCCAACCTGACGCGGGCCTGTAGGCCCGGGAAGATGCTGCGGACCTCGCCCGTCGCCCGCCCCGCGCCCCTACAACGGCGGCGCCCGCCTCGAAGATCAGGGGCGGGCGCCGATTGCGGTGCCGCACAGAACCCGGCGACAGTCGCTGTGCTTGCGCGGGCACCAGAGGACGTGGAGCAGGATCTCGCCGGCCGGCGCCCGGAGCTGTCAGGAGCTGCTGGAACCGATCTTCCCGCGTACGCCCCGGAGGGCTTCCTCGATTCCTTCCGCGGTGTGGTCGTGCCCGGTGAACCCCTCGGCGGGGCCTGGGTCCAGGCTCCAGCCCCAACCCGTCGCGTCCTCTCCGTCGATCATCGCGGCGCGTCTTCCGACAGTGATGGTGATCGACATGTTGCCGCCGGGGTGGACCCGTACGTCGGTCTGCGCGGCGTCCCCGAGGATGCGGCGCACGGCTTCGCGCGCGGTCAGTTCGTCGGTCATGCTGCTTCGCTCCGGGATCGTCAGGACGACGGTCCGGCCGTCCGGGTCGGTCAGACTCCGATGCCCGAACCGTCGGTCCCTGAGGAAGGGCGAGCGGCTTGAGCCGGAGCAGCGGTGGCTCACGCCGACACGCCTGCCCGGATGCGGTGGATCACCGGCCCGGTGGACGAGGATCGCACCGCGGCCACCGCCCCGCGCCTCGGAGAAGACGGCCGCCCGCGACGATCGCGCCCGGCTTCGGCAGACCGCGCCGCGTGGGCGGCGAGGTCTGCTCCCGGTGTCGGGCCGGACGGGCCCGTGGCCCTTCCCACCCCGTCGGAGTCCCCATGGCCCCACCCTCGGAATCACCTCGCCCACGCCGCTTCGGGGCGTCGATGCTGCCCGTCCTGCTCCTCGTCGCGGTCCTGATCGTGGTGGCGGTGTCCGTGGGGTCGTGGCTGCAGTTCACCGAGCAGCAGGCGATCGACACGGTCCACCCGGTCGGATCCGCAGCCCCCGACCGGGTGGACGTGGAGGCCACCGTCCAACGCGTCGCCCCCGCGGCCAGAGAGCTCGTACTGAGGGTCCGGGTCACCCCGCGAGGGGCCCTCGGCGAACAGGAGGGAATCGCCTCGGTGGCCGATCTCAGCCTCCAGACCTCCACGGCGACACTCGGCGACCTGGAATTCACGGCGCACGAGCGGATCACAACCAGGGACATGAAGGTCGCGATCGCAGGTGGATCGGTCAGCGACTACCCGTTCGACACCTACGAGACCGACATCGGGTTCTGGGCATCGGTGGGTGGCAAGCAGGTGCCGGTGCGGATGCAGTTCTCCAACAACGACACGCTCTTCTCGATCTCCCCGACACCCATCCCGTCCGGGCAGGCGGCCGTCGTGTGGCTGGAGCTGTCCCGATCGGGCAGCCTGCTCGTCTTCGCGGTCTTCATGATGCTCGTGATGTGGGCGCTGGCGTCGTCCGTGCTCATCGGGACCTGGTACCTGACGACCCGCCGCGAGGGCCTGGTCTGGCCCGCCCTCGCCTGGATGGCCGCCACCCTGTTCGCCCTCTCGGCCTTCCGCAACACCGCCCCCGGCACACCCCCGATCGGCTGCGTGCTGGACTGGTTCGCCTTCCTGTGGGCCGAGACCATCATCGCTCTCTGCCTGATCGCCGTGGTCATCACCGGCGTCCGCACCGCCCTCCGCCCAGGCGACACCCACCACACCTAGCGGTCGATCACAGTCCATGTGGTCGTCGCTCACGAAGACCCGCGCGCGCCCGCCACCTCCAGGTCCTCCAGCAGCGCCACGGCGGACGCCGACACGCTCAGCGGCTCGCCCTGCCGCTTGAGTTCACCGGTTGCCGGCGGGACCTCGCCCTCCCGGGCAGGCTCCGACGGGGAGATGGCCTGAAGATTGACGACGCTGGGGACGAACAGCAGGATCACATTCGTCAGAAGGATTCCCAAGGCGCAGGTCCACATGACGGTGGATGCGCCCAGCCGGTCGGCGACGCTGCCCGCCAGGACGTACCCGAGTGGAACGAGGGCGTTCTCGCCGAGCATGGTCAGCGAGGTGACTCGGCCGATGAGGTGTTCGGGAACCTGCTGCTGCTTCGCGGTCTCGAAGAAGACGACCGCCAGTTCCAGGCTCATGCCGCTGAGCAGCATCGAGACGAGCAGCCAGGGGAGCTGCGGTGCAGTGGCCAGAACGGCGAGACCGCCCAGCCCCAATGGGACGCCCCGCCGGACGTGCCGGAGAGGATGAGCGGCCCGAGGCGCTGGTCGCCCGCGAGCCAGAGGGGCACGGCGAAGGTTCCGGCGAGCGCGTACCCCCACATCCACGGGCGGGCCGAGAAGGCCTGCCAGCCTTCGCGCCAGCTGTTGCGGGCGGCCGCGCGGGGGCGGTCCTTCACCTTCGGCCGCAGGCCCCTGAGGATCAGGGAACAGGCGGCGATGGGGTCGTGGCCTGTTGCAACGGCCACGATCCGGCCAGCCGACGACGTCCTCGTCCCGGCCGGGGCCAGGGCGTCCGACGCCGTCCCCGGCGCCGCCCTGCACGACGCCGCGTCCCGTCAGGCCGGGCGTTCCGGGTGTGCTCAGTCAGCGAGAAGAGCGGACAGCTGGGGCGAGTACGTCGAGTGCAGTACGAGGGAGGCGCCACCCACCACGGCGGCGTCCGTGCCGAGGGGGGACGCCTTGACCTCGACGACCCGGATGCTGCGGGACAGCGCTCTGGTTGCCAGTGCCGAGGCGACGACGTCGACGTAGCGCGATTCCACGTGCTGGATGCCGTGACCGCCGAGAACGATGAGATCCACGTCGATGAAGTTGGCGATGCTGACGGCGACCGACGCGACGTGTTCGGCGGTCTCGTCGATGACAGCGGCGGCGACGGGGTCGCCGGCCGCGGCGGCGAGCCGGATCGAGGCATGGTCGACCGAAGCCGGATCCCGGTCGAAGGCACGCGACAGTTCACTGTCGCCCCGAGGCCGGTCGGCGAGCCGACGGTGTACCTCGGCCACGATTGCCGAGGGATTCGCCAGCCGCTCCAGACAGCCCCGGTTGCCGCAGTAGCATTCCGGCCCGTCGGGGAGCACGGACGAGTGCCCGAACTCTCCCGCGTTGAGCGAACCGCCTCTGTACACCTGGTGGTTGAGGATCAGGCCACCACCGATGCCGGTGCCGAAGAGGAAGTACGCGAAGTTCGCCACGCCCTTGCCCGCGCCGGACCAGCGTTCACCGACCGCGGCGGCGGTGGCGTCGTTGTCCAGCGTCACCGGCAGTCCGGTGGCCTCGCTCAGCATTCTCTTCATCGGCACCCGGGTCCAGCGCGCGAGCTGAGGCGGAGTGACGATCATGCCGAGCTCCTGGTCGATCGGCCCCGGGGCGGCGAGGCCCAGACCCAGCACCTTGTCGCGCGGGACATCCGCTTCGTCCAGTACTTCCGAGACCAGCTCGGCCATGGCCGTCACCACATGGGACGGGTCGATGCTGGGCGGGGTGGGGCGCCTCTTGACGACCAGAGGACGTCCGCGCAGGTCGACCACGGAGCAGGTCAGTTCGATCGGGTCGAAGTGCAGTCCGACCGCACTGCCCGACTCCGCGTTGAGCCGCAGCGTGGTGCGGGGCTTCCCGCCGCTGGCGACCCTGCTGGCCCCGTCCTCCCGGACGATGCCCTCGTCCAGCAGGCGGCGCACGATGCCGGAGACCGTCTGCGGCGTGAGGCCCGTCTGCTGGGCGATCTCCACCCGGCTGATGCCGTCGGCCAGCTGGATCTGGTCCAACACCACCGCTTGGTTGTACCGCCCCACCTTGGGGAGGTTGGTTCCTGCCTGCCGCACGCGCCGGTCCTCTCTGTGGCTCCGTATCAACATTCTCCGGGGCATTGACTTAATAAAACAAATGGATTTACTGTCTCGCCACGCAGTCGTCGCAACCCCGACTCGAGGCACCACGGAGTGCCATCGGAGGCAAGCTGATGTCCACGAAACCCCGCATCCGTCGAGGCTCGGCCCCGAGCACTCTGCGCGGCCCGAGCAGTGCGGAGGCCTGCCCATGACCACGGTTCCGACCGTGCTGGAGATGCGGTCGATCACCAAGACCTTCCCCGGCGTCACGGCGCTCGCCGACGTCAACCTGATCGTCCGAGAGGGCGAGATCCACGCGATCTGCGGGGAGAACGGCGCCGGCAAGTCCACCCTCATGAAGGTGCTGAGCGCCGTTCACCCGCACGGCAGCTACTCGGGCGAGATCGTCTACCGCGGCGAGCAGATGCGGTTCCATGACATCCGGGCCAGTGAGCAGGCCGGGATCGTGATCATCCACCAGGAGCTCGCGCTGGTGCCGGGCATGTCGATCGCCGAGAACATCTTCCTCGGCAACGAGCCGCGCAGGCGGGGCGCGATCGACTGGAAGGCCTCCCGGCGCCGGGCGCTGGAGCTGATGGAGCAGGTCGGGCTCCGGGAGGATCCCGACACGCTGATCAAGGACATCGGCGTCGGCAAGCAGCAGCTCGTGGAGATCGCCAAGGCGTTCGCGAAGGACGTGAAGCTGCTCATCCTCGACGAGCCGACCGCGGCTCTCAACGAGGACGACTCCCGGCACCTGCTCGACCTGCTGCGCGGCTTCCGGCAGCAGGGCATCACCTCGATCATCATTTCGCACAAGCT from Streptomyces sp. NBC_00190 harbors:
- a CDS encoding ABC transporter substrate-binding protein gives rise to the protein MNTPPSPPGAKRTDGPSVQIGALVPLTRPGWVEAGRHLLAGLELAVREINDAGGIAGRPLELVVRDTAADPERAAAAVDELARLGVAALAGEYHSVVARAAAARADALGLPFLCSSAVLDALTELPTQWVARLSPPQSRGWQTYADFLLGAGHSRIAVATQPSVYWASGARILRDHLAPRGGSVIELDMRALTPDAVCDELVDHRATALLLLVGHPEPAVPIVKSVRRDQRLAEITIGAPAGQPEFAEWATLLGDDSAAIPFLRYLPEHLTPLGARVETALRERLAEAPSFVAFEGYDTVAVLADVLRSHGADRAGIAASWPRVAVEGTRGQIQFSRTPGISVWQWARTPIQVVDRDPAEPDRFRILHSS
- a CDS encoding SH3 domain-containing protein, whose product is MMPSPPRPFGTVVSTIGVNLRKYPSTDSSIIGNLSHGAEVGLGSKVHAQTIDGNSMWYLLRDEAAWVAARHVDNTGDVPLSKDVEPASPQG
- a CDS encoding DUF4436 family protein, whose protein sequence is MAPPSESPRPRRFGASMLPVLLLVAVLIVVAVSVGSWLQFTEQQAIDTVHPVGSAAPDRVDVEATVQRVAPAARELVLRVRVTPRGALGEQEGIASVADLSLQTSTATLGDLEFTAHERITTRDMKVAIAGGSVSDYPFDTYETDIGFWASVGGKQVPVRMQFSNNDTLFSISPTPIPSGQAAVVWLELSRSGSLLVFAVFMMLVMWALASSVLIGTWYLTTRREGLVWPALAWMAATLFALSAFRNTAPGTPPIGCVLDWFAFLWAETIIALCLIAVVITGVRTALRPGDTHHT
- a CDS encoding ROK family transcriptional regulator, with product MRQAGTNLPKVGRYNQAVVLDQIQLADGISRVEIAQQTGLTPQTVSGIVRRLLDEGIVREDGASRVASGGKPRTTLRLNAESGSAVGLHFDPIELTCSVVDLRGRPLVVKRRPTPPSIDPSHVVTAMAELVSEVLDEADVPRDKVLGLGLAAPGPIDQELGMIVTPPQLARWTRVPMKRMLSEATGLPVTLDNDATAAAVGERWSGAGKGVANFAYFLFGTGIGGGLILNHQVYRGGSLNAGEFGHSSVLPDGPECYCGNRGCLERLANPSAIVAEVHRRLADRPRGDSELSRAFDRDPASVDHASIRLAAAAGDPVAAAVIDETAEHVASVAVSIANFIDVDLIVLGGHGIQHVESRYVDVVASALATRALSRSIRVVEVKASPLGTDAAVVGGASLVLHSTYSPQLSALLAD